A single window of Aspergillus flavus chromosome 4, complete sequence DNA harbors:
- a CDS encoding putative chromatin assembly factor 1 subunit A: MEVSMDTSPAALSPLPQSQSQSQQPSSTTASTPPYPASPTASRKRSVQDIDAQTMQTPSTATAVHRDTKKSPTYTDKENQENADPSIQSSTRVSPVLEMSHVLIAGGGAKAGDEAPVQNTKEATLGRSVPSPGSTHLSTDAGAGAPAAKKRKLSPASKEAKQQEKEAKQQEKEAKQQEKEAKERQRLEEKAKKEEEKRVKEEEKKKRDAEREEERKRKEEKKKAKEEERAAKEEEKRKKEAAKEEEKRKKEEEKLKKERVSFLQRQLMPHAQPKLNAFFAKPKPPVQPSNAALTASPKKSGGDGCTNEPSHEAGTMSDYQRAFPEFFLQSHTKVAPPHMFQRDSEGLRLIREKLDASMKSPNSSEEALIFRPSDIFNMMPYKRRRGRLPASVKDILLEMQNLNDQSGTSEAVQRQQGLLKKVRMKSLKFGEDVRPPYQGTYSKPLPESKAYKMMRNPFHRGLPDTNYDYDSEAEWEEPEEGEELDSEEEEEMSEDGEDDMDGFLDDEDDQLVDGKRRLIVGDLEPVCSGIQWHDQGVDPEFKAYRVETISDAVSLPIDPFSTMYWQKPKTSESAQTSGAGRSSLHSFLGNPSSGSASTQDGSALPLLGPGKSKRPFPPELLAEFKQVVDGSDLSKLGLIEILKKRFPKVSKDALKDTLNSVATRVGQKEAEKKWVCK; the protein is encoded by the exons ATGGAGGTCTCGATGGACACAAGCCCAGCCGCCctttctcccctcccccaGTCACAATCACAATCGCAacaaccatcatcaacgacgGCGTCTACACCACCCTATCCGGCATCTCCGACCGCCTCCAGAAAACGTTCCGTCCAAGATATCGATGCACAGACGATGCAGACGCCATCGACTGCGACTGCTGTCCACAGAGACACCAAAAAATCTCCAACGTATACcgacaaagaaaaccagGAGAATGCCGATCCCTCTATACAAAGTTCTACACGTGTGTCTCCTGTCTTGGAGATGAGTCACGTACTGATTGCAGGTGGGGGCGCGAAGGCCGGTGATGAGGCCCCGGTACAGAATACAAAGGAGGCTACGCTGGGAAGATCAGTTCCTAGTCCGGGATCAACTCATTTGTCTACGGATGCGGGCGCGGGTGCCCCTGCCGctaagaagaggaagctgtCTCCTGCGAGTAAGGAGGCTAAGcaacaggagaaggaagctAAGCAGCAGGAAAAGGAGGCTAAGcagcaagagaaggaggccaaGGAACGTCAAAGAttagaagaaaaggcaaagaaagaagaggagaagagagtgaaggaagaagagaagaaaaagcgggACGCAGAGCGGGAGGAAGAACGTAAgcggaaggaggagaaaaagaaggcgaaggaagaggagagggctgcaaaggaagaagaaaaacggaAAAAGGAGGCagccaaagaagaggagaagcgaaaaaaggaggaggagaaattgaagaaggagagagtAAGCTTCCTACAACGACAACTCATGCCTCAT GCTCAACCCAAGCTGAACGCCTTCTTCGCAAAACCAAAACCTCCTGTGCAGCCCTCGAACGCAGCGCTTACTGCGTCTCCCAAGAAGTCTGGAGGCGATGGCTGCACAAATGAACCCTCTCATGAAGCTGGCACTATGTCCGATTATCAACGAGCATTCCCTGAATTCTTCCTACAGTCCCACACGAAAGTTGCTCCACCGCATATGTTTCAACGTGATTCAGAAGGCCTTCGACTAATCAGAGAAAAGCTTGATGCGTCCATGAAGTCGCCTAATAGCTCGGAAGAAGCTCTTATATTTCGGCCTTCGGATATTTTCAACATGATGCCATACAAGCGACGGCGGGGAAGACTACCCGCTTCTGTCAAGGATATCCTTCTAGAGATGCAAAACCTGAACGACCAATCAGGGACGTCGGAGGCTGTACAGCGACAACAGGGTCTTTTGAAGAAGGTTCGAATGAAATCTCTTAAGTTTGGTGAAGATGTCCGACCCCCCTATCAGGGAACGTACTCTAAGCCCCTTCCCGAATCCAAGGCCTATAAGATGATGCGGAACCCCTTCCACCGCGGCTTACCTGACACGAACTACGACTACGACTCTGAAGCTGAATGGGAGGAACCGGAAGAAGGTGAGGAACTCGactcggaggaggaggaagagatgagCGAAGACGGCGAGGATGACATGGATGGCTtcttggatgatgaggatgaccaATTGGTCGACGGGAAGAGACGTCTTATCGTTGGCGATCTAGAACCCGTCTGCAGCGGCATTCAATGGCACGATCAGGGTGTGGATCCAGAGTTCAAGGCATACAGGGTCGAGACCATATCAGATGCAGTGTCATTGCCTATTGACCCATTCTCCACAATGTACTGGCAAAAGCCCAAGACATCGGAGTCGGCTCAGACCAGTGGTGCGGGACGGTCATCGCTTCACTCTTTCTTGGGCAACCCATCTTCAGGGAGTGCGTCAACGCAGGACGGCAGCGCACTGCCACTGTTGGGGCCCGGGAAATCCAAGCGACCCTTCCCCCCAGAACTGCTGGCGGAATTCAAGCAAGTTGTGGACGGAAGCGATCTGTCGAAGCTAGGGTTGATTGAGATTCTGAAGAAAAG GTTTCCGAAGGTTTCTAAAGATGCCTTGAAAGACACGTTGAACAGCGTGGCTACGCGGGTGGGACAGAaagaggctgagaagaaatGGGTTTGCAAATAG